In Ogataea parapolymorpha DL-1 chromosome I, whole genome shotgun sequence, the following are encoded in one genomic region:
- a CDS encoding Heat shock protein SSB1 → MADGVFQGAIGIDLGTTYSCVATYDSAVEIIANEQGNRVTPSFVAFTPEERLIGDAAKNQAALNPKNTVFDAKRLIGRAFSDESVQKDIKSWPFKVIDDNGNPKIEVEYLGETKTFSPQEISSMVLTKMKEIAEAKIGQKVEKAVVTVPAYFNDAQRQATKDAGAIAGLNVLRIINEPTAAAIAYGLGAGKSDQEKHILIFDLGGGTFDVSLLHIAGGVFTVKATAGDTHLGGQDFDTNLLEHFKKEFQKKTGLDISGDARALRRLRTACERAKRTLSSVTQTTVEVDSLFEGEDFSANITRARFEDINSALFKSTLTPVEQVLKDAKISKSQVDEVVLVGGSTRIPKVQKLLSDFFDGKQLEKSINPDEAVAYGAAVQGAILTGQSTSDETKDLLLLDVIPLSLGVAMQGNVFAPVVPRNTTVPTIKRRTFTTVEDHQTTVQFPVYQGERVNCAENTLLGEFDLKNIPPMPAGEPVLEAIFEVDANGILKVTAVEKSTGRSANITISNSVGRLSTSEIEKMINDADKFKKADEEFSKKHEQKQRLESYVSSIEATVTDPVLSAKMKKGAKDKVEAALSEALAALEIEDSSADDLRKAELSLKRVVTKAMATR, encoded by the coding sequence ATGGCTGACGGTGTTTTCCAAGGTGCTATTGGTATCGATCTTGGTACTACTTACTCCTGTGTTGCTACATACGACTCTGCTGTCGAAATCATCGCTAACGAACAGGGTAACAGAGTTACTCCTTCGTTCGTCGCTTTCACTCCTGAAGAGAGACTGATTGGTGACGCTGCCAAGAACCAGGCTGCTTTGAACCCAAAGAACACTGTTTTCGATGCTAAGAGATTGATCGGTAGAGCCTTCTCTGACGAGTCTGTGCAGAAAGACATCAAGTCGTGGCCATTCAAGGTTATCGACGACAACGGCAACCCAAAGATTGAGGTTGAGTACTTGGGTGAGACCAAGACTTTCTCTCCTCAGGAAATCTCTTCTATGGTCTTGACCAAGATGAAAGAGATTGCTGAGGCCAAGATTGGCCAAAAGGTTGAGAAAGCCGTCGTTACCGTTCCAGCTTACTTCAACGACGCTCAAAGACAAGCCACCAAGGACGCTGGTGCCATTGCTGGTTTGAACGTGTTGAGAATCATCAACGAGCCTAccgctgctgccattgcTTACGGTCTTGGTGCTGGTAAGTCCGACCAGGAGAAGCACATTCTGATCTTCGACCTTGGTGGAGGAACTTTCGATGTTTCTCTGCTGCACATTGCTGGTGGTGTCTTCACCGTCAAGGCTACTGCTGGTGACACTCACTTGGGTGGTCAAGATTTCGATACCAACCTCCTTGAGCACTTCAAAAAGGAGTTCCAAAAGAAGACTGGTTTGGACATCTCCGGTGACGCCAGAGCTCTGAGAAGACTCAGAACCGCCTGTGAGAGAGCCAAGAGAACTCTTTCTTCCGTCACCCAGACCACCGTTGAGGTCGACTCCTTGTTCGAGGGTGAGGACTTCTCTGCTAACATCACCAGAGCCAGATTCGAGGACATCAACTCTGCTCTGTTCAAGTCCACCTTGACTCCAGTTGAGCAAGTTCTGAAGGACGCCAAGATCTCCAAGTCCCAGGTCGACGAGGTCGTCCTTGTTGGTGGTTCCACCAGAATTCCAAAGgtccagaagctgttgTCTGACTTCTTCGACGGTAAGCAACTCGAGAAGTCCATCAACCCAGATGAGGCCGTTGCTTACGGTGCTGCCGTCCAAGGTGCCATCCTGACCGGTCAATCCACCTCTGACGAGACCAAGGACCTGCTTCTGTTGGATGTCATCCCACTCTCGCTTGGTGTTGCTATGCAAGGTAACGTCTTTGCTCCAGTTGTTCCAAGAAACACCACTGTTCCAACCATTAAGAGAAGAACTTTCACCACTGTTGAGGACCACCAGACCACCGTCCAGTTCCCAGTGTACCAGGGTGAGAGAGTCAACTGTGCCGAGAACACCCTGTTGGGTGAGTTCGACCTCAAGAACATCCCACCAATGCCAGCTGGAGAGCCAGTTTTGGAGGCCATTTTCGAGGTCGACGCCAACGGAATTCTGAAGGTCACTGCCGTCGAGAAGTCCACTGGTAGATCTGCCAACATCACCATCTCCAACTCTGTCGGTAGATTGTCCACCTCCGAGATTGAGAAGATGATCAACGACGCtgacaagttcaagaaagCCGACGAGGAATTCTCCAAGAAGCACGAGCAAAAACAAAGACTCGAGTCGTACGTCTCTTCCATCGAGGCCACCGTCACCGACCCAGTTCTGTCTGCTAAGATGAAGAAGGGTGCTAAGGACAAGGTTGAGGCTGCTCTGTCTGAggctctggctgctcttGAGATTGAGGACTCTTCTGCTGACGACCTGAGAAAGGCTGAGCTGTCGCTGAAGAGAGTCGTCACCAAGGCCATGGCTACTCGTTAA
- a CDS encoding Eukaryotic peptide chain release factor GTP-binding subunit: MSNPNQQNNQDDLSQGMQNLNVGGQQFNPNAAPSFVPGQFGQQFGQYQQFNQYQQYNQQYGQYQQYGQYVPPQSFGYDARDPYAAQPQQQSNHMSLEEYQKQQQESLNKSTKPKTKLKLNLNSSTVKAPVKKKEEPKKEEPKETKQEPKQEPKQETKQETKQDIKPEVKAAPKPEPKADAKADAKTASKPQKTDKSVAPSSVIREQEQQLDESVLQDMFGGKDHMSIIFMGHVDAGKSTMGGNILYLTGAVDKRTVEKYEREAKEAGRQGWYLSWIMDTNKEERNDGKTIEVGKSYFETQKRRYTILDAPGHKLYISEMIGGASQADVGILVISARKGEYEAGFERGGQSREHAILAKTQGVNKLVVVINKMDDPTVNWSEERYNECISKLSAYLKGVGYQKNDVVFMPVSGYTGAGLKDRVKPEECPWYTGPSLLEFLDNMPLAARKINDPFMLPISGKMKDLGTVVEGKIESGHVKKGQQLIMMPNKIQVEVLTIYNETEAEVDTAVCGEQVRMKLKGVEEEEVSAGYVLSSTLNPVKTVTRFEAQIAIVELKSILSSGFSCVMHVHTAIEEVTFTKLLHHLQKGTNRKSKKPPAFAKQGMKIIAELETAMPVCLETYEDYPQLGRFTLRDQGQTIAIGKVTKLL, encoded by the coding sequence ATGTCGAACCCTAACCAGCAAAACAACCAGGACGACTTGTCTCAGGGGATGCAAAATTTGAACGTGGGGGGCCAACAATTCAACCCGAACGCGGCTCCTTCGTTTGTTCCCGGCCAATTTGGACAGCAATTTGGACAGTACCAGCAATTCAATCAATACCAACAATATAATCAGCAATACGGCCAGTACCAGCAATATGGCCAGTACGTGCCGCCACAGTCATTTGGCTACGATGCCCGCGACCCATACGCTGCTCAGCCACAACAACAGAGCAACCACATGTCCTTGGAAGAGTACCAGAAACAACAACAGgagtcgctcaacaagaGCACCAAGCCTAAGACCAAGCTGaagttgaacttgaacagcagcaccgTCAAGGCGCCTGTtaagaagaaggaggaacCTAAAAAAGAGGAGCCGAAAGAAACAAAGCAAGAGCCAAAACAGGAGCCGAAACAGGAGACCAAGCAGGAGACCAAGCAGGATATCAAACCGGAGGTCAAGGCCGCTCCCAAGCCAGAACCAAAGGCTGACGCCAAAGCCGACGCCAAGACTGCCTCCAAGCCACAGAAGACAGATAAGTCTGTGGCTCCATCTTCTGTCATTAGGGAACAGGAGcaacagctggacgagtcCGTTTTGCAGGATATGTTTGGCGGAAAAGACCACATGTCGATTATCTTCATGGGCCACGTGGATGCCGGAAAAAGTACCATGGGAGGTAACATTCTTTATCTGACTGGAGCCGTTGACAAGAGAACAGTGGAAAAGTACGAAAGAGAAGCCAAAGAGGCCGGAAGACAAGGTTGGTACTTGTCCTGGATCATGGACACCAACAAGGAGGAAAGAAACGACGGAAAGACAATTGAGGTTGGAAAATCCTACTTCGAGACCCAAAAGAGAAGATACACTATCCTGGATGCTCCAGGCCACAAGCTGTACATTTCCGAGATGATTGGAGGAGCTTCTCAGGCAGATGTTGGTATTTTGGTTATTTCTGCCCGGAAGGGAGAGTACGAAGCCGGTTTCGAGAGAGGAGGACAATCCAGAGAGCATGCTATTCTGGCCAAGACGCAAGGTGTCAATAAGCTGGTtgtggtgatcaacaagatggACGATCCTACCGTCAACTGGTCTGAGGAGAGATACAACGAGTGTATCAGCAAGCTATCTGCTTACCTTAAGGGTGTTGGATACCAAAAGAACGATGTCGTTTTCATGCCCGTTTCCGGCTACACTGGTGCAGGTTTGAAGGACCGTGTCAAGCCGGAAGAGTGTCCTTGGTACACAGGACCTTCTCTGCTGGAGTTCCTTGATAATATGCCTCTTGCTGCCAGAAAAATCAATGATCCATTTATGCTGCCAATTTCCGGTAAGATGAAAGACCTGGGTACGGTGGTCGAGGGTAAGATCGAGTCTGGACATGTCAAGAAGGGACAACAGCTCATAATGATGCCGAACAAGATACAGGTCGAGGTGCTGACCATCTACAACGAGACTGAGGCAGAGGTCGACACGGCCGTTTGCGGAGAGCAGGTGAGAATGAAACTGAAGGGtgttgaggaagaagaggtgTCTGCCGGTTACGTGCTCTCTTCCACGCTCAACCCAGTCAAGACCGTGACCCGATTCGAGGCCCAAATCGCCATTGTTGAGCTCAAGTCCATCTTGTCCTCGGGATTCTCCTGTGTGATGCATGTCCACACCGCCATTGAAGAAGTCACATTTACAAAGCTGCTGCACCACTTGCAAAAGGGAACCAACAGAAAATCCAAGAAGCCACCAGCGTTTGCTAAGCAGGGCATGAAGATCATCGCCGAGCTGGAGACCGCTATGCCAGTTTGTCTCGAGACATACGAGGACTATCCGCAGCTGGGCAGATTCACCCTGAGAGATCAGGGCCAGACCATTGCTATCGGAAAGGTTACTAAGCTATTGTAA
- a CDS encoding Serine/threonine-protein kinase RIO2 has translation MKLDTIHMRYLNADDWRVLQAVENGSRSHEVVPTKLIGQIANLKTGMGSANRAISDLAKLNLISKLRNAKYDGYRLTYNGFDYLALKTFAQKKTLVELGTTIGVGKESDIYAGKDGQGNERVLKIHRLGRVSFRTVKNKRDYLRNKEAQSWMHLSKLAAEKEYEFMTILYENGFEIPRPLDYSRHCVVMELVEGFPMRQLREHFQYKKLYSQLMQFMVKLANHGLIHCDYNEYNIMIREDGSYDSATEPGFLVIDFPQCISINHVDAEFYFKRDVECIRRFFKRRFGYSPKDDSMMLDTDGYGDGFRYAYPVFSRDVQRIGDLDMQVKASGYRSEKKTELEDALGSMRRDYDDTEEDDEKEEEEEEEEYGSELEFSESESDTDSVNEKIVQALVEGEELETDKFGNYILKE, from the coding sequence ATGAAGTTGGACACTATACACATGCGTTATCTCAATGCAGACGACTGGCGAGTACTCCAGGCCGTCGAAAACGGGTCTCGGAGTCACGAGGTTGTGCCTACGAAGCTGATCGGCCAAATAGCAAACCTCAAGACAGGTATGGGCTCTGCCAACCGAGCCATCTCTGATCTTGCAAAATTGAACCTCATCTCAAAGCTCCGAAACGCTAAGTACGACGGGTACCGGCTGACATACAACGGGTTCGACTATCTGGCTCTCAAGACATTTGCGCAGAAAAAAACCCTGGTCGAGCTTGGGACCACTATAGGTGTTGGTAAAGAATCGGACATTTATGCAGGAAAAGACGGCCAAGGCAACGAAAGGGTGCTGAAGATCCATCGTTTGGGAAGAGTCTCTTTTCGCACAGTGAAAAACAAGCGGGATTACCTCCGCAATAAGGAGGCTCAGAGCTGGATGCATCTGTCGAAGCtggcagcagaaaaagagtATGAGTTTATGACGATATTGTATGAGAACGGATTTGAGATCCCGCGGCCGCTAGACTATTCGCGCCATTGTGTTGTCATGGAGTTGGTGGAGGGCTTCCCGATGCGGCAGCTTCGTGAACATTTCCAATACAAAAAGCTATACTCGCAGTTGATGCAGTTTATGGTGAAATTAGCCAACCATGGATTAATTCACTGCGACTACAACGAGTACAACATCATGATCAGAGAGGACGGTTCTTACGACTCGGCCACAGAGCCCGGGTTCCTTGTGATTGACTTCCCGCAATGTATATCGATCAACCACGTGGACGCAGAATTCTACTTCAAGCGGGACGTGGAGTGCATCAGACGGTTTTTCAAGCGCAGATTCGGGTACTCGCCTAAAGACGACTCGATGATGCTAGATACGGATGGCTACGGCGACGGTTTCAGATATGCGTATCCCGTTTTCAGCAGAGATGTACAAAGAATAGGAGATCTGGACATGCAGGTGAAGGCCTCTGGCTACAGGAGCGAGAAGAAGACAGAGTTGGAGGACGCGCTGGGAAGCATGAGACGGGATTACGACGATACtgaggaggacgacgagaaggaagaggaagaagaggaggaggagtATGGATCGGAGCTTGAGTTTTCGGAGTCTGAGTCGGACACGGACTCTGTTAACGAAAAAATCGTGCAGGCCCTAGTGGAGGGAGAAGAACTGGAAACTGATAAGTTTGGGAATTACATATTAAAAGAGTAA